In Pedobacter sp. WC2423, the following are encoded in one genomic region:
- a CDS encoding sigma-54-dependent transcriptional regulator — MAKLLIIDDERAIRSTLREILEYENYEVEDIDNGVDGLDLIKKKKYDLVLCDIKMNKMDGMEVLEQALAYSPDLPFIMISGHGTVETAIEASKKGAFDFISKPPDLNRLLITVRNALDRGNLVTETKVLKRRVSKTRDILGSSENINKIKETIERVAPTEARVLITGANGSGKELVARWLHEKSHRSENPLIEVNCAAIPSELIESELFGHEKGSFTSAVKQRIGKFELANGGTLFLDEIGDMSLSAQAKVLRALQEHKITRVGGEKELEVNVRVLAATNKDLMKEIEDGNFRMDLYHRLNVINIHVPHLTERREDIPEIAMSFLEDICKDYGMPVKKISEAGMVALQNLPWTGNVRELHNMIERLIILSDKIISEHEVVAFANPGGGTNIGAANHGFNGNSNGSSAGTTNYDKFTNFQDYKDHAEREFIKFKLEKNNWNVSKTADDIDIQRSHLYSKIEKFGLKRVTE; from the coding sequence ATGGCTAAATTATTAATTATTGATGATGAACGTGCGATAAGAAGCACATTACGTGAGATCTTAGAGTACGAAAATTACGAGGTAGAGGATATTGATAATGGAGTTGATGGATTAGATCTGATCAAAAAAAAGAAATACGACCTGGTATTATGTGATATAAAAATGAATAAGATGGATGGTATGGAAGTGCTTGAACAAGCATTGGCCTACAGTCCTGATTTACCATTTATTATGATCTCCGGCCATGGTACTGTAGAAACGGCTATTGAAGCCAGCAAAAAGGGTGCTTTTGACTTTATCTCTAAACCACCTGATTTAAACCGTTTACTGATTACTGTCAGAAATGCACTGGACAGAGGTAACCTGGTTACTGAGACTAAAGTTCTAAAACGCAGAGTAAGTAAAACAAGAGATATCCTGGGCAGTTCAGAGAATATCAATAAAATTAAAGAAACGATTGAACGTGTTGCCCCTACTGAAGCCCGTGTATTGATTACAGGTGCAAATGGTAGTGGTAAAGAACTAGTAGCCCGTTGGTTACATGAAAAATCACACCGTTCAGAGAACCCTTTAATTGAAGTGAACTGCGCTGCAATCCCATCTGAACTGATTGAAAGTGAACTTTTCGGTCACGAAAAGGGATCATTTACCTCTGCTGTAAAACAGCGTATCGGTAAATTCGAACTGGCCAATGGTGGTACTTTGTTCCTGGATGAAATCGGGGATATGAGTCTTTCTGCACAAGCAAAAGTACTTCGTGCTTTACAAGAACATAAGATTACGCGTGTTGGTGGTGAAAAGGAATTAGAAGTTAATGTACGTGTCCTGGCTGCAACCAACAAAGACCTGATGAAAGAAATTGAAGATGGCAATTTCAGAATGGATTTATACCACCGTTTAAATGTCATCAACATTCATGTTCCTCATTTAACAGAACGCCGTGAGGATATTCCTGAGATCGCAATGAGCTTCCTGGAAGATATTTGTAAGGATTATGGCATGCCCGTTAAAAAGATCAGTGAAGCCGGAATGGTTGCATTGCAAAACTTACCATGGACAGGAAACGTACGTGAGTTACACAATATGATTGAACGTCTGATTATTCTAAGTGATAAGATTATCTCTGAACATGAGGTTGTTGCATTTGCCAATCCAGGTGGAGGAACCAACATTGGTGCCGCAAATCATGGTTTTAACGGTAATAGCAACGGTTCATCTGCAGGAACAACCAATTACGATAAATTCACAAATTTCCAGGATTACAAAGATCA
- a CDS encoding cytochrome c yields MRKFIIITLVSLALISMFYSCQTAETVQQDAYYVNGRDLYIKHCQNCHGGKGEGLGALTPPLTDSVFMKANKEKLACIIKNGISTPVTVHGQVYEGKMPEFNLANIDIAQLVVYITNGFGHRQGMYSTQQVENDLKNCK; encoded by the coding sequence ATGAGGAAATTTATAATCATTACCCTGGTTTCGCTTGCGCTGATCAGCATGTTTTATTCTTGCCAGACGGCAGAAACGGTACAGCAGGATGCTTATTATGTAAATGGAAGAGATCTTTATATTAAGCATTGCCAGAATTGTCATGGTGGAAAAGGTGAAGGATTGGGTGCTTTAACCCCTCCGCTTACGGATAGTGTTTTCATGAAAGCGAATAAAGAAAAGCTGGCTTGTATTATTAAAAATGGAATTTCAACACCGGTTACGGTACATGGACAGGTTTATGAAGGTAAAATGCCTGAATTTAACCTGGCTAATATAGATATTGCACAATTAGTGGTCTATATCACCAATGGCTTCGGTCATCGACAAGGAATGTACAGTACTCAGCAGGTAGAAAACGATCTAAAGAACTGCAAGTAG
- a CDS encoding SCO family protein: protein MRYQYLLIFAILLTATLFASSCKNERKLPIYGLRDTKTVKNSDGTAGVDTIYQTIPAFKFLNQDSVYITNDHFKGKIYIADFFFTSCTSICPIMHRNLKMISEKFKNNPDVMFLSHTIDFKYDTPSVLKKYAQKLGVDGPKWQFVYGPKDSVYTLAEKSYLVAVQVDSTNRDGYVHQGFLVLIDKDRRIRGAYDGTNPEQVAQLEKDIPVLLAEDKK, encoded by the coding sequence ATGAGATATCAATACCTACTTATCTTCGCTATTTTACTGACTGCCACGCTGTTTGCTTCTTCCTGCAAGAATGAAAGAAAACTTCCGATATATGGCTTAAGAGACACTAAAACAGTCAAAAACAGCGATGGGACGGCTGGTGTTGATACCATTTATCAAACTATACCCGCTTTTAAATTCCTGAATCAGGATAGTGTATATATTACAAACGACCATTTTAAAGGTAAAATATATATTGCCGATTTCTTTTTCACTTCCTGCACGAGTATCTGCCCTATTATGCATAGAAACTTGAAAATGATCTCAGAAAAGTTCAAAAATAATCCTGATGTCATGTTTTTATCACATACGATAGATTTTAAGTATGACACACCTTCAGTGCTTAAAAAGTATGCACAAAAGCTTGGCGTGGATGGTCCGAAATGGCAATTTGTATACGGTCCGAAAGACAGTGTTTATACTTTAGCAGAGAAAAGTTATCTGGTCGCTGTTCAGGTCGATAGTACAAACAGAGATGGTTATGTGCACCAGGGCTTTCTGGTTTTAATTGATAAAGACAGAAGAATCCGCGGTGCTTATGATGGAACAAATCCTGAACAGGTAGCACAATTAGAAAAAGATATTCCGGTTTTATTAGCAGAGGATAAAAAATAG
- a CDS encoding beta-ketoacyl-ACP synthase III — MRKRYNAAITALGGYVPETILTNHDLEKMVDTNSDWIISRTGIHERRILNDDSLATSDLATMAVKRLLEDSHINPDEIECVIVATATPDYIMVSTASIVCEKAGLKNAWGVDSNAACSGFLYALTLGASLIESNRYKNVIVIGADANSSIVNYEDRNTCILFGDGAGAVLLEQTEAETGLVDNVFRTDGLGKEHLIVTAGGSLNPSSLDTLGKKQNYISQNGRIVFKAAIEGMTQTCNEIMERNHLEIKDISWLIPHQANLRIIQAVGDKLGLKEDQVKVNIQLYGNTTAATIPLCMWEFKNDFKENDNLLLTAFGAGFSWGATYLKWGKLRG; from the coding sequence ATGAGAAAGAGATATAATGCTGCCATAACAGCTTTGGGAGGATATGTACCGGAAACCATTTTAACCAATCACGATCTGGAGAAAATGGTGGATACGAATAGTGACTGGATTATTTCAAGAACTGGTATCCATGAGAGAAGAATCCTTAATGATGATTCACTTGCAACTTCCGATTTAGCTACCATGGCAGTCAAAAGACTGTTGGAAGATAGTCACATTAACCCCGATGAAATCGAATGCGTAATTGTAGCTACGGCTACTCCAGATTATATTATGGTTTCCACCGCTAGTATTGTCTGTGAAAAAGCAGGATTGAAAAATGCTTGGGGTGTGGATTCCAATGCGGCTTGTAGTGGCTTTCTCTATGCACTGACTCTGGGTGCCAGCTTAATTGAGAGCAACCGTTACAAAAATGTAATTGTGATCGGTGCAGATGCAAACAGTTCTATAGTTAATTATGAAGACAGAAATACCTGTATTCTTTTTGGTGACGGTGCAGGAGCAGTTTTACTGGAACAAACTGAAGCAGAAACAGGATTGGTAGATAATGTATTCAGAACTGACGGCCTTGGTAAAGAACACCTGATCGTTACCGCTGGTGGTTCATTAAATCCATCCTCACTGGATACGCTTGGCAAGAAACAGAATTACATTTCTCAAAATGGAAGGATTGTTTTTAAAGCTGCAATTGAAGGCATGACGCAGACCTGTAATGAGATCATGGAAAGAAATCATCTGGAGATTAAAGACATCAGCTGGTTGATTCCGCATCAGGCTAATCTGCGTATCATTCAGGCAGTAGGAGATAAGTTAGGCTTGAAAGAAGACCAGGTAAAGGTTAACATTCAGCTTTACGGCAATACAACTGCTGCAACGATCCCATTATGTATGTGGGAATTTAAAAATGATTTCAAAGAAAATGATAACTTGTTGCTCACCGCTTTTGGTGCAGGATTCTCCTGGGGAGCAACCTATTTAAAATGGGGTAAATTAAGGGGGTAA
- a CDS encoding SCO family protein yields the protein MGKKLIYLFLLLAVVAGCKDKAKRLPFLQQDITGTDTTYRTIPAFKFLNQDSAVVTNKDFDGSIYVADFFFTSCPTICPTMHRNLLKVYHKYLNNPEVKLASHTIDVKYDTPSRMKAYATKLGIKGTQWEFLWGTKEEIYALAERNYLVSVGQDKAAPGGFIHQGYLVLVDKDKRIRGAYDGTVDAQVEQLMKDMDILLAEYKH from the coding sequence ATGGGAAAGAAATTAATTTACCTGTTTCTGCTGCTGGCAGTAGTTGCAGGTTGTAAAGATAAAGCAAAAAGACTCCCTTTTTTACAGCAGGATATTACCGGTACTGATACGACCTACCGGACTATTCCGGCCTTTAAATTTCTGAATCAGGATAGCGCAGTGGTGACCAATAAAGATTTTGACGGCTCCATTTATGTCGCTGATTTCTTTTTTACGTCCTGCCCTACAATCTGCCCGACCATGCACCGCAACCTGTTGAAAGTATATCATAAGTATTTAAATAATCCGGAGGTGAAATTAGCTTCACACACCATTGATGTGAAATATGATACGCCTTCAAGAATGAAAGCTTATGCAACTAAACTAGGAATTAAAGGTACGCAGTGGGAGTTTTTATGGGGAACCAAAGAAGAAATTTATGCTTTGGCCGAACGTAATTACCTGGTTTCTGTAGGACAGGATAAGGCTGCACCAGGTGGTTTCATTCATCAGGGATATCTTGTGCTGGTGGATAAAGATAAAAGGATCAGAGGCGCTTACGATGGAACAGTAGATGCCCAGGTAGAACAGCTCATGAAGGATATGGATATCCTGCTGGCAGAATATAAACACTAA
- a CDS encoding PepSY-associated TM helix domain-containing protein translates to MSTENLTRTVKRNMYSWHRILGIITIIPVIFWTCSGLSHPIIAHWFKLQIAHEYIKPKAIHSEQVKLSVNEVLKKNGINLFLNFRLIDFQGKTFYQVKDRKNQLQYFSAADGVKLVDGERLYATYLSRYFLGDSTSKIVSVTQITSFTDEYKYINRLLPVWKVSFDRKDQMDVYVETSQSRLANYNDTNRKVFLWVFSNLHSYEFIAKITNNTARYVLILLLASIVIFSTLSGLLIYGFLWNKFKKPVTGQKVGFLRKYHRSIGIWTSLVTLTFMGSGFYHATHKFTPDDRINYVFEPEVKARDLVVASTALPVNWEQVSNISLARFNDKTYYQVYLVKKENDSWKKQQVAKAETMFGEKAKKTKPDIACYDAANGQLLPDGIMEYSYSLVKHFVAQGAADGEAACCEMMANAAADESAPLIISSSDYLTKFDNDYGFVNKRLPVVKIALSTPQHLTYYVETATGRLAAKVQDSDRREGLSFAVFHKFLLVDFAGKNFRDFLTAFSAFGVLVVSVLGLILFIKTK, encoded by the coding sequence ATGAGTACTGAAAATCTTACCCGGACGGTGAAAAGGAACATGTATTCCTGGCACCGTATCCTTGGGATTATAACCATCATTCCAGTAATTTTCTGGACATGCTCTGGTTTAAGTCATCCCATTATTGCCCACTGGTTCAAATTGCAGATCGCTCATGAATATATTAAACCTAAAGCGATCCATAGCGAACAGGTTAAACTGTCTGTTAACGAGGTCTTAAAGAAAAACGGGATCAATTTATTCCTGAATTTCAGGCTAATTGATTTTCAGGGGAAAACTTTTTACCAGGTAAAAGACCGGAAGAACCAGCTACAGTACTTTTCTGCTGCCGATGGAGTAAAGCTGGTGGATGGAGAACGTTTATATGCAACATATCTGAGCAGGTATTTTCTGGGAGACAGTACTTCGAAAATTGTATCTGTTACGCAGATCACCAGTTTTACAGATGAGTATAAGTATATCAACCGTCTGCTCCCGGTCTGGAAGGTCAGTTTTGACCGGAAAGATCAAATGGATGTTTATGTAGAAACTTCACAAAGCAGGCTCGCTAATTACAATGATACCAACAGGAAAGTTTTTCTATGGGTATTCAGTAATTTACACAGCTATGAATTCATCGCTAAAATTACGAATAATACAGCCAGGTATGTGCTGATTCTTTTACTGGCCTCGATCGTTATCTTTTCTACTTTAAGTGGCTTATTGATCTACGGTTTTTTATGGAACAAGTTTAAAAAGCCAGTTACCGGACAAAAGGTGGGTTTTCTGAGGAAATATCACCGCAGTATCGGCATCTGGACTTCTTTAGTTACACTGACCTTTATGGGATCAGGCTTTTACCATGCTACACATAAATTTACACCAGATGACCGGATCAATTATGTTTTTGAGCCCGAAGTAAAGGCGCGTGATCTGGTGGTTGCTTCTACGGCTTTACCAGTGAACTGGGAACAGGTGAGCAATATTTCACTAGCCAGGTTTAATGATAAAACTTATTACCAGGTTTACCTGGTTAAAAAGGAAAATGATAGCTGGAAAAAGCAGCAGGTTGCAAAAGCTGAAACCATGTTTGGAGAGAAAGCTAAAAAAACGAAGCCTGATATTGCCTGCTATGATGCCGCTAACGGACAACTCCTGCCAGACGGAATTATGGAGTATAGTTATAGCCTGGTTAAACACTTTGTAGCTCAGGGAGCTGCTGATGGAGAAGCTGCTTGTTGTGAAATGATGGCCAATGCGGCAGCTGATGAATCGGCTCCGCTCATTATTTCTTCTTCAGATTACCTCACTAAATTTGATAACGATTATGGTTTTGTCAATAAGCGTTTGCCAGTTGTAAAAATAGCTTTAAGTACGCCTCAGCACCTCACTTATTATGTGGAAACAGCAACTGGGAGATTAGCAGCAAAAGTTCAGGATTCAGACAGAAGAGAAGGCTTAAGCTTTGCAGTATTCCATAAATTTTTGCTGGTAGACTTTGCAGGTAAAAACTTCAGGGATTTTCTGACTGCTTTTTCTGCATTTGGTGTCCTGGTGGTAAGTGTTTTAGGATTAATCCTCTTCATAAAAACCAAATAG
- a CDS encoding superoxide dismutase, producing the protein MKLFKSFLPVFLLIAGTQTLSAQFKLAPLPYAYNALEPAIDKQTMEIHYTKHHQGYVTNLNAAVKGTAAEGKTLAQILAVASTYPAAIRNNAGGHYNHSLFWQIMAPKPKPASPEFLKEINANFGTMEKFKAAFADSAAKRFGSGWAWLIVQNGKMKITTTPNQDNPLMDAVAEKGRPILALDVWEHAYYLKYQNKRADYITAWWTVVNWPEVERRYNEVVKK; encoded by the coding sequence ATGAAATTATTCAAGAGCTTTTTACCCGTTTTTCTGTTAATAGCAGGCACACAGACCCTGAGCGCACAATTCAAACTCGCACCATTACCTTATGCTTATAATGCACTGGAACCTGCTATAGATAAGCAGACCATGGAAATACATTACACTAAACATCACCAGGGGTATGTAACCAATTTAAATGCTGCTGTAAAAGGTACTGCTGCAGAAGGTAAAACGCTGGCACAAATATTAGCTGTAGCTTCAACTTATCCTGCAGCTATCCGTAACAATGCCGGCGGACACTATAATCATTCCTTATTCTGGCAGATTATGGCTCCTAAACCAAAACCCGCATCTCCTGAGTTTTTGAAGGAAATTAATGCAAATTTTGGTACTATGGAAAAATTTAAGGCTGCTTTTGCAGATAGTGCTGCTAAACGTTTTGGTTCAGGCTGGGCATGGTTAATTGTACAGAATGGGAAGATGAAAATCACCACAACCCCTAACCAGGATAATCCATTGATGGATGCAGTTGCTGAAAAAGGGCGTCCGATTTTAGCACTGGATGTTTGGGAGCATGCCTATTACCTGAAATATCAAAATAAACGTGCAGACTATATCACTGCCTGGTGGACAGTAGTAAACTGGCCGGAAGTGGAACGCAGATATAACGAAGTTGTAAAAAAATAA
- the poxB gene encoding ubiquinone-dependent pyruvate dehydrogenase, with translation MAKTVAAKLVEILIQAGVKRVHGLVGDSLNGIVDEIRNSKDIEWIHYRHEEAAAFAAGAEAQLTGKLAVCAGSCGPGNMHLINGLYDAHKSNAPVLAIAAHIPSEQVGTSYFQETRPESLFRECSYYCETIASSRQMPRVLQIAMQHAIGQNGVAVISLSGDVAMEKMEHEELEHPLFISRPAIRPADEELQKLAQFINEAKKVTLLCGAGCRDAHDELLALAGKIKSPVVHALRGKEHVQYDNPYDVGMTGLIGISSGYHAVEESDLLLMLGTDFPYKEWFPSKAKIIQIDIRPERLGRRCKLDLGLTGDVKETIKCLLPFLEEVTDVAFLDKCQQRYQENRKNLMGHAQMVPDKAIHPEYLTRILSEQAADNAIFTADVGTPTVWAARYVDMKKGRKLIGSFNHGSMASAMPQAIGAQVAFPERQVISLSGDGGFAMLMGDILTIYQYDLPVKIIVYNNSSLGFVAMEMKVIGMPPFGTDLKNPDFAKMAQAIGIRGIRVEEAEGVEAAIAAALAHPGPVLVDVVVNQAELSMPPKIDFEQAKGFGIYMLKQTLNGDGKEVWDTISSNFLGK, from the coding sequence ATGGCAAAAACAGTAGCAGCGAAATTAGTAGAGATACTGATTCAGGCAGGAGTTAAACGTGTACATGGCTTAGTTGGTGATTCTCTGAATGGAATTGTGGATGAAATCCGTAATTCTAAAGACATTGAATGGATTCACTACCGGCATGAAGAAGCGGCGGCATTTGCTGCTGGCGCTGAAGCGCAGTTAACAGGTAAATTAGCGGTGTGTGCAGGAAGCTGCGGACCCGGAAATATGCACCTGATCAACGGTTTATATGATGCACATAAAAGTAATGCGCCAGTACTGGCCATTGCAGCGCATATTCCAAGTGAGCAGGTTGGCACTTCTTATTTTCAGGAAACACGTCCTGAATCTTTATTCCGCGAATGCAGTTATTACTGCGAAACAATCGCCTCGTCAAGACAAATGCCAAGAGTTTTACAGATTGCGATGCAGCATGCTATCGGGCAGAACGGAGTAGCGGTTATCAGCTTATCGGGTGATGTGGCGATGGAGAAAATGGAGCATGAGGAATTAGAGCATCCTTTGTTTATCAGCCGTCCGGCAATCCGTCCTGCTGATGAAGAGTTACAAAAGCTGGCACAATTTATTAATGAGGCTAAAAAAGTCACTTTATTGTGTGGCGCGGGTTGCAGAGATGCACATGATGAATTGTTAGCACTTGCAGGTAAAATCAAGTCACCAGTTGTACATGCACTCAGAGGAAAAGAACATGTGCAATATGACAATCCTTACGATGTAGGGATGACCGGGCTGATTGGTATTTCTTCAGGTTATCATGCAGTTGAAGAAAGTGACTTGCTGTTAATGCTGGGTACTGATTTCCCTTATAAAGAATGGTTTCCATCAAAAGCCAAAATCATACAAATAGATATCCGTCCAGAAAGATTAGGCCGCAGGTGTAAACTGGATCTTGGTTTAACCGGAGATGTCAAAGAAACAATTAAATGTTTACTGCCTTTCCTGGAAGAAGTAACTGATGTTGCCTTTTTAGATAAATGTCAGCAGCGTTATCAGGAGAACAGGAAAAACCTGATGGGACATGCACAAATGGTTCCAGATAAAGCTATTCATCCGGAATATTTAACCCGTATCTTAAGTGAGCAAGCGGCCGATAATGCCATATTTACAGCAGATGTTGGTACGCCAACGGTATGGGCTGCACGTTATGTGGATATGAAAAAAGGCAGGAAGCTGATTGGTTCTTTCAATCATGGATCAATGGCAAGTGCGATGCCACAGGCAATTGGTGCACAGGTTGCCTTTCCCGAAAGACAAGTAATTTCTCTGTCAGGTGATGGTGGTTTTGCGATGCTGATGGGTGATATTTTAACCATCTATCAATATGACCTGCCTGTAAAAATTATTGTCTATAACAACAGCTCTCTCGGCTTTGTAGCCATGGAGATGAAAGTGATCGGAATGCCTCCTTTTGGAACGGATCTTAAAAACCCCGATTTCGCGAAAATGGCACAGGCTATTGGGATCAGGGGAATCAGGGTAGAAGAGGCAGAAGGAGTAGAAGCGGCAATTGCTGCGGCCTTAGCTCATCCCGGACCCGTGCTGGTTGATGTTGTTGTGAATCAGGCAGAACTTTCAATGCCACCTAAAATTGATTTTGAGCAAGCTAAAGGATTTGGAATTTATATGCTGAAACAAACACTGAATGGTGATGGAAAAGAAGTGTGGGATACGATCAGTTCAAATTTTTTAGGTAAATAG